Proteins co-encoded in one Haloarcula sp. DT43 genomic window:
- a CDS encoding response regulator translates to MPEPIAVLHVDDDPDFAELAATLLERQDDRLTVVRADSTGDGQEVLAERPVDCVVSDYDMPRRNGIEFLQAIREQHPDLPFILFTGKGSEEIASEAISAGVTDYLQKGSDVERYELLANRVTNAVAQNRAQQRALETTQRYETLFTHTTNAIASVELRNGDPIIQSVNPAFEATFVPPGTDVAGRNLDRVITATDAQREQAERITSRAETGDITTTEVTRQTVDGPRTFQLQSVPINPDDADGFCSAFAVYTDITDIAGDGGTPP, encoded by the coding sequence GTGCCCGAACCGATTGCCGTTCTCCACGTCGACGACGACCCCGACTTCGCCGAACTGGCGGCGACCCTCCTGGAACGGCAGGACGACCGTCTCACCGTGGTCCGGGCAGACAGCACCGGCGATGGCCAGGAGGTGCTGGCGGAGCGTCCCGTCGACTGCGTCGTCTCCGACTACGACATGCCGCGCCGGAACGGCATCGAGTTCCTGCAGGCGATACGCGAGCAGCATCCCGACCTCCCGTTTATCTTGTTTACCGGGAAGGGAAGCGAGGAAATCGCCAGCGAGGCCATCTCCGCCGGCGTCACCGACTACCTCCAGAAGGGCAGCGACGTCGAGCGGTACGAACTCCTGGCCAACCGGGTCACGAACGCCGTCGCGCAGAACCGGGCCCAGCAGCGGGCGCTCGAAACCACACAGCGCTACGAGACGCTGTTTACGCACACGACGAACGCGATTGCCTCGGTCGAACTGCGGAACGGGGACCCGATAATCCAGTCGGTCAACCCCGCGTTCGAGGCGACGTTCGTCCCGCCGGGAACGGACGTCGCCGGCCGGAACCTGGACCGGGTCATCACGGCGACCGACGCCCAGCGGGAACAGGCCGAACGCATCACGAGTCGTGCGGAGACGGGTGATATTACGACCACGGAGGTCACGCGCCAGACGGTCGACGGCCCCCGGACGTTCCAGCTCCAGTCGGTGCCGATAAACCCCGACGATGCGGACGGGTTCTGTTCGGCCTTCGCGGTGTACACCGACATCACCGATATCGCCGGGGACGGCGGGACGCCGCCGTAG
- a CDS encoding zinc ribbon domain-containing protein codes for MMVSEWLYGAIALLVGLHVLTMLYAYRYRGDPAGATGQGDTEARRGNATDDSTAAVDCPHCGARNEEDYQFCRQCAADLTNGSPKRQPTDRSQPY; via the coding sequence ATGATGGTGAGCGAGTGGCTCTACGGCGCAATCGCGCTTCTCGTGGGGCTCCACGTCCTGACCATGCTGTACGCATATCGGTACCGGGGCGACCCCGCCGGCGCGACGGGGCAGGGCGATACCGAAGCGCGCCGTGGTAACGCCACCGACGACAGCACTGCCGCCGTCGACTGTCCACACTGCGGGGCGAGAAACGAGGAAGACTACCAGTTCTGTCGGCAGTGCGCCGCGGACCTGACGAACGGGAGCCCGAAACGCCAGCCGACGGACCGGAGCCAGCCGTACTGA
- a CDS encoding DUF7383 domain-containing protein: protein MSRRANYALCQFQQHLGPSADSLAVPWAEFTGDATDPVAFDLPTASPADPYVEMQVFDVADFDHEIVVNGDPLSGFDIAPGEGWQLWMDTIAPERLHRGENTIQFRRNPDSKDAFVVGSVTVHWTEPVE, encoded by the coding sequence ATGTCACGTCGCGCCAACTACGCGCTCTGTCAGTTCCAGCAACACCTCGGTCCGTCGGCGGACTCGCTCGCCGTCCCCTGGGCCGAGTTCACCGGCGACGCCACCGACCCGGTCGCGTTCGACCTCCCGACCGCGTCGCCGGCGGACCCGTACGTCGAGATGCAGGTGTTCGACGTCGCGGACTTCGACCACGAAATCGTGGTCAACGGCGACCCGCTGTCGGGGTTCGACATCGCGCCGGGCGAGGGCTGGCAGCTCTGGATGGACACGATTGCCCCCGAGCGCCTCCACCGCGGCGAGAACACGATTCAGTTCCGCCGGAACCCCGACTCGAAGGACGCCTTCGTCGTCGGGTCGGTCACGGTCCACTGGACGGAGCCCGTCGAGTGA
- the thsB gene encoding thermosome subunit beta, with amino-acid sequence MSQRQMQGQPMIILGEDSQRMKDKSAQEHNISAARAVAESVRSTLGPKGMDKMLVSSMGDVTVTNDGVTILSEMDIDNPTASMIVEVAETQEDEAGDGTTSAVAIAGELLKNAEDLLEQDIHPTAIIKGFNMAATQAKDELDDIATDVEPDDEELLKKVAETSMTGKGAELNKELLAQIIVDAVNAVTVEAEDGSVIADLEYLNIETQTGSSAGNSELLEGAVIDKDPVHEEMPTEVDDADVLLVDTAIELDETEVDAQLSVDDPSQLQNFLDKEEEQLKQMVDRIADTGADVVFCQKGIDDMAQHYLAEKGILAVRRAKKSDIEFLKEVLGARIVSDLDSATAEDLGHGSVTRDEAEGLFYVEGSGDDAHGVTLLLRGSTDHVVDELERGVTDALDVVASTVANGSVLGGGGAPEVEVARRLRDYADGIEGREQLAIESFADALEIIPRTLAENAGLDSIDTLVDLRAAHEDGDVSAGLNVFSGDVENTLDTGVVEPTHAKRQAISSAAEAANLVLKIDDIIAAGELSTSGDGDEGAGGPGGAPGGMGGMGGGMGGMM; translated from the coding sequence ATGAGCCAACGCCAGATGCAGGGCCAGCCGATGATCATCCTGGGAGAGGACTCCCAGCGGATGAAGGACAAGTCCGCACAGGAACACAACATCTCGGCCGCTCGCGCGGTCGCCGAGTCGGTACGCTCGACGCTCGGCCCGAAGGGGATGGACAAGATGCTCGTCTCCTCGATGGGCGACGTGACCGTCACCAACGACGGCGTCACCATCCTCTCGGAGATGGACATCGACAACCCGACAGCCTCGATGATCGTCGAGGTCGCGGAGACACAGGAGGACGAGGCCGGTGACGGCACGACATCCGCCGTCGCCATCGCGGGCGAGCTCCTCAAGAACGCCGAGGACCTCCTCGAACAGGACATCCACCCGACGGCCATCATCAAGGGCTTCAACATGGCCGCCACGCAGGCCAAGGACGAACTCGACGACATCGCCACCGACGTCGAACCCGACGACGAGGAACTCCTGAAGAAGGTCGCCGAGACCTCGATGACGGGCAAGGGCGCGGAGCTCAACAAGGAGCTGCTCGCCCAGATTATCGTCGACGCGGTCAACGCCGTCACCGTCGAGGCCGAGGACGGCTCCGTCATCGCCGACCTCGAGTACCTCAACATCGAGACCCAGACCGGCAGCTCCGCCGGCAACTCCGAGCTGCTGGAGGGCGCGGTCATCGACAAGGACCCAGTCCACGAGGAGATGCCGACCGAGGTCGACGACGCCGACGTGCTGCTGGTCGACACCGCCATCGAACTCGACGAGACCGAGGTCGACGCCCAGCTCTCCGTCGACGACCCGAGCCAGCTCCAGAACTTCCTCGACAAGGAAGAGGAGCAGCTCAAGCAGATGGTCGACCGGATAGCCGACACCGGCGCTGACGTGGTCTTCTGTCAGAAGGGCATCGACGACATGGCCCAGCACTACCTCGCCGAGAAGGGTATTCTGGCAGTGCGCCGCGCCAAGAAGTCCGACATCGAGTTCCTCAAAGAGGTCCTGGGCGCTCGCATCGTCTCCGACCTCGACTCCGCGACCGCGGAGGACCTCGGCCACGGCTCCGTCACCCGCGACGAGGCCGAGGGCCTGTTCTACGTCGAGGGCAGCGGCGACGACGCCCACGGCGTCACGCTCCTGCTCCGTGGCTCGACCGACCACGTCGTCGACGAACTCGAACGCGGTGTCACGGACGCGCTGGACGTCGTCGCGTCCACCGTTGCCAACGGCAGCGTCCTCGGCGGCGGCGGCGCACCCGAAGTCGAGGTCGCCCGCCGGCTCCGCGACTACGCCGACGGCATCGAGGGCCGCGAGCAGCTCGCCATCGAGTCCTTCGCCGACGCGCTGGAAATCATCCCGCGCACCCTCGCGGAGAACGCCGGCCTCGACAGCATCGACACGCTCGTCGACCTGCGCGCCGCCCACGAGGACGGCGACGTCAGCGCCGGCCTGAACGTCTTCTCCGGCGACGTGGAGAACACGCTCGACACCGGCGTCGTCGAGCCGACCCACGCCAAGCGCCAGGCCATCTCCTCGGCTGCCGAGGCCGCGAACCTGGTCCTCAAGATCGACGACATCATCGCTGCCGGCGAACTCTCGACCTCCGGCGACGGGGACGAGGGTGCCGGCGGCCCCGGCGGCGCGCCCGGCGGCATGGGCGGTATGGGCGGCGGCATGGGCGGCATGATGTAA
- a CDS encoding ornithine cyclodeaminase family protein produces MQTLLLGADAVETHATMPAVIDAVAAAFAADARGDTVMPAKSYIDLPQYNGDFRSMPAYVDAETWDAAAVKWVNVHLDNPRDHDLPTVLGTLIYSDPETAFPLAVMDGTVLTRLRTGAAAAVATDHLAVADADSLGLVGAGTQAYTQLAAISSVRDIETVVVADRDAEKQRAFVDAFDDRFDVRAGTIEDAAGCDVLSTITPVESPIVERAWLGERTHVNAIGADAAGKQEHEARTLLDAKVVIDNYEQCTHSGEINVPWSEGVLTDADLYGELGAIVAGTLDGRTDDDGLTVFDSTGLAIQDVAAAHVVYENASAEGDGTAFPLVDTDAT; encoded by the coding sequence ATGCAGACGCTGCTTCTCGGCGCGGACGCGGTCGAGACTCACGCGACGATGCCGGCCGTCATCGACGCGGTCGCCGCCGCCTTCGCCGCCGACGCGAGGGGCGACACCGTCATGCCGGCAAAGTCCTACATCGACCTGCCACAGTACAACGGCGACTTTAGGTCGATGCCGGCCTACGTCGACGCTGAGACGTGGGACGCCGCCGCGGTCAAGTGGGTCAACGTCCACCTGGACAACCCCCGCGACCACGACCTGCCGACCGTGCTCGGGACGCTCATCTACTCGGACCCCGAGACGGCGTTCCCGCTCGCCGTGATGGACGGCACCGTCCTGACGCGCCTGCGGACCGGGGCGGCGGCCGCCGTCGCCACCGACCACCTCGCCGTCGCCGACGCGGACTCGCTGGGGCTCGTCGGGGCCGGCACGCAGGCCTACACGCAACTGGCGGCCATCTCGTCGGTCCGGGACATCGAGACGGTGGTCGTCGCCGACCGGGACGCGGAGAAACAGCGGGCGTTCGTCGACGCCTTCGACGACCGGTTCGACGTGCGGGCCGGCACCATCGAGGACGCCGCCGGCTGTGACGTGCTGTCGACGATTACGCCCGTCGAGTCACCCATCGTCGAGCGGGCGTGGCTCGGCGAGCGCACGCACGTCAACGCCATCGGGGCCGACGCCGCCGGCAAGCAGGAACACGAGGCGCGCACGCTGCTGGACGCGAAAGTCGTCATCGACAACTACGAACAGTGTACCCACTCCGGCGAGATAAACGTCCCCTGGAGCGAGGGCGTCCTGACCGACGCCGACCTCTACGGGGAACTCGGGGCCATCGTCGCCGGCACGCTCGACGGCCGGACCGACGACGACGGCCTCACCGTCTTCGACTCGACGGGGCTCGCCATCCAGGACGTGGCCGCGGCACACGTCGTCTACGAGAACGCGAGCGCCGAGGGCGACGGGACGGCGTTCCCGCTGGTCGACACCGACGCGACCTGA
- the mutS gene encoding DNA mismatch repair protein MutS — translation MDAALGPPEQMAELEEDLTPMMAQYYELCRQYDDALVLFQVGDFYETFCAAAKRVARLCEITLTQREDSTGEYPMAGIPIDNAESYVETLLDAGYRVAIADQVEDPDEVSGVVERAVTRVVTPGTLTESELLGGADNNYVAALTAGERYGLALLDVSTGDCYATSVGSEAAVADELSRFGPAEAIVGPDVDVDRDTVFGPACLVTRYEAAAFDRERADERVAQYFGPPERLLGSDAEIRACGALLAYAEYTRGSAGAVGPDGEPVDPDVDPAGTLDYLNHLTRYDPREYMLLDAVAVESLELFERRSVRGHENRTLVDTVDETACALGRRKLTDWLRRPLLDADRIEARHGAVAELQRDPATREALADLLADVYDLERLISRVSRGRANARDLRSLAATLSVVPDIRDRLADADARLLADLHATLDPLTAVREEIEAAIRPDPPQAVTEGGVVREGYDEELDRLRSTEQSGKQWIDDLEASERERTGIDSLKVGHNSVHGYYIEVTNANLDSVPDDYQRRQTLKNSERYYTPELKEREEEILRAESAADDLEYDLFCAVRDEVAGEAERVQALADRLARLDVLVSFAAVAAQYDYCRPTVGSDGIDITAGRHPVVERAEDAFVPNDTGLGSGPVQASGDSSDDGVAADDIRPFLAVVTGPNMSGKSTYMRQVALICLLAQAGSFVPAKAADLPILDRVFTRVGASDDIAGGRSTFMIEMTELATILDAATADSLVLLDEVGRGTSTADGLAIARAVTEYLHDEVGAYTLFATHHHDLTAVAADLPGATNRHFETSREDGDVRFDHELAPGPAAASYGVEVASMAGVPEAVVERSRALLADADGTAATPDAETDPATTGPAENGATAANGAAPADEATADGEALRTNGRELPASVAAELASLDVATMTPIEAMNALADLQDRLE, via the coding sequence ATGGACGCTGCGCTTGGCCCGCCCGAGCAGATGGCCGAGCTCGAGGAGGACCTGACGCCGATGATGGCACAGTACTACGAGCTGTGCCGCCAGTACGACGACGCCCTGGTCCTCTTTCAGGTCGGGGACTTCTACGAGACCTTCTGTGCGGCCGCGAAACGGGTCGCCCGGCTGTGTGAGATTACGCTGACTCAGCGCGAGGACTCGACCGGCGAGTACCCGATGGCCGGCATCCCCATCGACAACGCCGAGTCCTACGTCGAGACGCTGCTGGACGCGGGCTACCGGGTCGCCATCGCCGACCAGGTCGAAGACCCCGACGAGGTCAGCGGCGTCGTCGAACGGGCGGTGACCCGCGTCGTCACGCCGGGGACCCTCACCGAGAGCGAACTGCTCGGCGGCGCGGACAACAACTACGTCGCCGCGCTCACCGCCGGCGAGCGCTACGGGCTGGCGCTGCTCGACGTGTCGACCGGCGACTGCTACGCCACGAGCGTGGGCTCGGAGGCCGCCGTCGCCGACGAACTCAGCCGATTCGGGCCGGCCGAGGCCATCGTCGGCCCGGACGTGGACGTGGACCGCGACACCGTCTTCGGTCCGGCCTGTCTGGTGACGCGCTACGAGGCGGCGGCCTTCGACCGCGAACGGGCCGACGAGCGCGTGGCCCAGTACTTCGGCCCGCCCGAGCGTCTGCTGGGCAGCGACGCGGAAATCCGTGCCTGCGGCGCGCTGCTGGCGTACGCGGAGTACACGCGCGGCAGCGCGGGCGCGGTCGGGCCCGACGGCGAACCGGTCGACCCCGACGTGGACCCCGCGGGGACGCTCGACTACCTCAATCACCTCACGCGGTACGACCCGCGGGAGTACATGCTGCTGGACGCGGTGGCCGTCGAGAGCCTCGAACTGTTCGAGCGCCGGTCGGTGCGGGGCCACGAGAACCGCACGCTCGTCGACACGGTCGACGAGACGGCGTGTGCGCTGGGCCGGCGGAAACTGACCGACTGGCTCCGCCGCCCGCTGCTCGACGCCGACCGCATCGAGGCCCGCCACGGCGCGGTCGCGGAACTCCAGCGGGACCCCGCGACCAGGGAGGCGCTCGCGGACCTGCTCGCGGACGTATACGACCTCGAACGGCTCATATCGCGCGTCTCTCGCGGCCGGGCGAACGCACGGGACCTCCGGTCGCTGGCCGCCACGCTGTCGGTCGTGCCGGACATCCGGGACCGCCTCGCCGACGCCGACGCCCGCCTGCTCGCGGACCTGCACGCGACGCTGGACCCGCTCACGGCGGTCCGCGAGGAAATCGAGGCGGCGATTCGCCCGGACCCGCCACAGGCGGTGACCGAGGGCGGGGTCGTCCGCGAGGGCTACGACGAGGAACTGGACCGACTCCGCTCGACCGAGCAGTCGGGCAAACAGTGGATAGACGACCTCGAAGCGAGCGAGCGCGAGCGCACCGGCATCGACTCGCTGAAGGTCGGCCACAATTCGGTGCACGGCTACTACATCGAGGTGACCAACGCCAACCTCGACTCCGTGCCCGACGACTACCAGCGCCGCCAGACGCTGAAAAACAGCGAACGCTACTACACGCCGGAACTCAAGGAGCGCGAGGAGGAGATTCTGCGCGCCGAGAGCGCGGCCGACGACCTGGAGTACGACCTGTTCTGTGCGGTCCGGGACGAGGTGGCCGGCGAGGCCGAGCGCGTCCAGGCCCTGGCCGACCGACTGGCCCGCCTCGACGTGCTTGTCTCGTTCGCCGCGGTCGCGGCGCAGTACGACTACTGCCGGCCGACCGTCGGGAGCGACGGCATCGACATCACCGCCGGCCGCCACCCGGTCGTCGAGCGGGCCGAGGACGCGTTCGTCCCCAACGACACGGGGCTGGGCAGCGGGCCAGTCCAAGCGAGCGGGGACAGCAGCGACGACGGCGTTGCTGCGGACGATATCCGGCCCTTCCTCGCCGTCGTCACAGGCCCGAACATGAGCGGGAAGTCGACGTACATGCGCCAGGTCGCGCTGATATGCCTGCTCGCGCAGGCGGGCAGTTTCGTCCCCGCGAAGGCGGCCGACCTCCCGATACTGGACCGGGTGTTCACCCGCGTCGGGGCCAGCGACGACATCGCCGGCGGCCGCTCGACGTTCATGATAGAGATGACCGAACTGGCGACGATTCTCGACGCGGCGACCGCCGACTCGCTCGTCCTGCTGGACGAGGTGGGCCGCGGCACGTCGACGGCTGACGGACTGGCTATCGCCCGCGCCGTCACCGAGTACCTCCACGACGAGGTCGGCGCGTACACGCTGTTTGCCACCCACCACCACGACCTGACCGCCGTCGCGGCCGACCTGCCCGGCGCGACCAACCGCCACTTCGAGACCAGCCGGGAGGACGGCGATGTCCGCTTCGACCACGAACTCGCGCCCGGGCCCGCGGCGGCCTCCTACGGCGTCGAGGTGGCGAGCATGGCCGGCGTGCCCGAGGCCGTCGTCGAGCGGTCGCGAGCCCTGCTGGCGGACGCCGACGGAACGGCGGCCACTCCCGATGCGGAGACGGACCCAGCGACGACAGGGCCGGCGGAGAACGGGGCGACAGCGGCGAACGGAGCGGCCCCGGCCGACGAAGCGACGGCGGACGGCGAGGCGCTCCGGACGAACGGGCGCGAACTCCCGGCGTCGGTGGCCGCGGAGTTGGCGTCGCTCGACGTGGCGACGATGACGCCGATAGAGGCGATGAACGCGCTCGCGGACCTGCAGGACCGGCTCGAATGA
- the nucS gene encoding endonuclease NucS, whose product MTAVETLTYPDPAAALDLASRATDRGALVTLVGTCTVEYEGRAASSLGPGDRHVMLKPDGAALVHTDEGQQPVNWQPPGCEHSVDVADGSLVVRSTRSTPEEFLEVVFETVAHAAAFDVTDSEDLALTGTEADLKDRILEEPALVESGFTPLATERETPAGAVDIYGEDADGRTTILELKRRRVGPDAVGQLGRYVDALERDLHADTEVRGVLVAPSVTDRARQLLAEKGLEFVPLEPP is encoded by the coding sequence GTGACCGCCGTCGAGACGCTGACGTACCCCGACCCCGCCGCCGCCCTGGACCTCGCGTCGCGGGCCACCGACCGCGGCGCGCTGGTGACGCTCGTGGGCACCTGTACGGTCGAGTACGAGGGCCGAGCGGCCAGTTCGCTGGGGCCCGGGGACCGCCACGTGATGCTCAAGCCCGACGGGGCCGCGCTGGTCCACACCGACGAGGGCCAGCAGCCGGTGAACTGGCAGCCGCCGGGCTGTGAACACAGCGTCGACGTCGCCGACGGCTCGCTCGTCGTCCGGTCGACGCGGTCGACGCCCGAGGAATTCCTGGAGGTTGTCTTCGAGACGGTCGCCCACGCCGCCGCCTTCGACGTGACCGACTCCGAGGACCTCGCGCTCACCGGGACCGAGGCCGATTTGAAAGACCGCATCCTGGAGGAGCCGGCCCTGGTCGAGTCGGGCTTTACGCCGCTCGCGACCGAGCGCGAGACGCCCGCCGGTGCGGTCGACATCTACGGGGAGGACGCCGACGGCCGGACGACGATACTCGAACTCAAGCGCCGGCGCGTGGGCCCCGACGCGGTCGGCCAGCTCGGTCGGTACGTCGACGCGCTGGAACGTGACCTGCACGCCGACACCGAGGTCCGCGGCGTCCTCGTCGCCCCGTCGGTGACCGACCGGGCACGCCAGTTGCTCGCGGAGAAGGGACTGGAGTTCGTCCCGCTGGAGCCGCCGTAA
- the leuS gene encoding leucine--tRNA ligase: MTTTGEERERGFDHTEVEPRWQRTWDEADVFRIDDDETDPEYVLAMFPYTSGSLHMGHVRNYTITDAFARFERMRGESVLHPMGWDSFGLPAENAAEERDTNPRDWTMQCIESMREQLTEMGFGYDWDRELATCEPEYYQWNQWLFKQFREEGLVERQAAELNWCPSCETVLADEQVEGEDELCWRCDTPIEAREMDQWFFTITDYAEELLGALEDLDGWPNNVREMQRNWIGKQEGASVAFEVGDYGDVDIFTTRLDTIHGATFFSLAPGHPVAQQIAEDNEAVAEYIETAEDADEDDLDVTSGVFTGEYATNPATGEEIPVYVADYVLTDVGTGALYAVPAHDERDHEFAQAHDIDVVQVVEPTDDADADPEDVDVQEQAYPEDGLLVNSGEFDGLTSEEARDRFVSEFDGEHRTEYNLRDWGISRQRYWGTPIPMIHCDDCGYVEVPDEDLPVELPEFVHTTGNPLDAAEEWKHVDCPECGADAVRETDTMDTFVDSSWYFLRYTSPDLDDAPFDAERASDWMPVDQYVGGIEHAVMHLLYARFFTKVLDDLDMVDGVREPFTNLTNQGMVLGEDGNKMSKSLDNGVSPQRIIEEYGADTARLFIMEAAQPEKEFAWSPEGVQSAHSFLQNVYTLVSEYADGEAGSASETAHAGDADEIADYVAREIDATAAKATAEFEDFRFNHALQAVRELVSLLRRYQEATAPDADTFERGLATAAKLLAPVAPHAAEEMWAELDRDGLIAEAEWPAARAPDGYDIERRLVENTREDVRDIVDTVGIEDPQTITLAVAPQWKHRVLDLARNADGNVVGTVMQDEDLREQGEAAADFAKEVAGRAQSLDEQLPPEREREALERAAWLIEREFGAEVVVQGPDEADPDLVSKAGPGRPAIDIAK; the protein is encoded by the coding sequence ATGACCACGACCGGCGAGGAACGCGAGCGGGGGTTCGACCACACCGAGGTCGAGCCCCGGTGGCAGCGCACGTGGGACGAGGCCGACGTGTTCCGCATCGACGACGACGAGACCGACCCGGAGTACGTCCTGGCGATGTTCCCCTACACCTCCGGGAGCCTCCACATGGGTCACGTCCGGAACTACACTATCACGGACGCCTTCGCCCGTTTCGAGCGGATGCGCGGCGAGAGCGTCCTGCACCCGATGGGGTGGGACTCCTTCGGGCTGCCCGCCGAGAACGCCGCCGAGGAACGGGACACCAACCCCCGCGACTGGACGATGCAGTGCATCGAGTCGATGCGCGAGCAGCTCACGGAGATGGGCTTTGGCTACGACTGGGACCGCGAACTCGCCACCTGTGAACCCGAGTACTACCAGTGGAACCAGTGGCTGTTCAAGCAGTTCCGCGAGGAAGGACTGGTCGAGCGACAGGCCGCCGAACTGAACTGGTGTCCCTCCTGTGAGACGGTGCTGGCAGACGAGCAGGTCGAGGGGGAAGACGAACTCTGCTGGCGGTGTGACACGCCCATCGAGGCCCGCGAGATGGACCAGTGGTTCTTCACCATCACCGACTACGCCGAGGAACTGCTGGGGGCGCTCGAGGACCTCGACGGCTGGCCGAACAACGTCCGGGAGATGCAGCGCAACTGGATCGGCAAGCAGGAGGGCGCGAGCGTCGCCTTCGAGGTCGGTGACTACGGTGACGTGGACATCTTCACCACGCGGTTGGACACCATCCACGGGGCGACCTTCTTCTCGCTTGCCCCCGGTCACCCGGTCGCCCAGCAAATCGCCGAGGACAACGAGGCGGTCGCCGAGTACATCGAGACGGCCGAGGACGCAGACGAGGACGACCTCGACGTGACCTCCGGCGTCTTCACCGGCGAGTACGCGACGAACCCAGCCACCGGCGAGGAGATTCCCGTCTACGTCGCTGACTACGTCCTGACCGACGTGGGCACTGGTGCGCTGTACGCCGTCCCGGCCCACGACGAGCGCGACCACGAGTTCGCCCAGGCCCACGACATCGACGTCGTACAGGTCGTCGAGCCGACCGACGACGCCGACGCAGACCCCGAGGACGTCGACGTACAGGAGCAAGCCTACCCCGAGGACGGGCTGCTCGTCAACAGCGGCGAGTTCGACGGCCTCACCAGCGAGGAGGCGCGCGACCGCTTCGTCTCCGAGTTCGACGGCGAGCACCGCACGGAGTACAACCTCCGGGACTGGGGCATCTCGCGCCAGCGCTACTGGGGCACCCCGATTCCGATGATTCACTGCGACGACTGCGGCTACGTCGAGGTCCCGGACGAGGACCTGCCCGTCGAACTGCCCGAGTTCGTCCACACGACCGGCAATCCGCTCGACGCCGCCGAAGAGTGGAAGCACGTGGACTGCCCCGAGTGCGGAGCCGACGCGGTGCGGGAGACGGACACGATGGACACGTTCGTGGACTCCTCGTGGTACTTCCTGCGCTACACGTCGCCCGACCTCGACGACGCCCCCTTCGACGCCGAGCGGGCGAGCGACTGGATGCCCGTCGACCAGTACGTCGGTGGCATCGAACACGCCGTCATGCACCTGCTGTACGCCCGCTTCTTCACGAAGGTGCTCGACGACCTCGACATGGTCGACGGCGTCCGCGAGCCCTTCACGAACCTCACGAACCAGGGCATGGTGCTGGGCGAGGACGGCAACAAGATGTCCAAGAGCCTCGACAACGGCGTCTCGCCCCAGCGCATCATCGAGGAGTACGGCGCTGACACGGCCCGCCTGTTCATCATGGAGGCCGCCCAGCCCGAGAAGGAGTTCGCCTGGAGCCCCGAGGGCGTCCAGTCGGCCCACAGCTTCCTCCAGAACGTGTACACGCTGGTCTCGGAGTACGCCGACGGCGAGGCGGGAAGCGCCTCGGAAACCGCGCACGCCGGCGACGCCGACGAAATCGCCGACTACGTCGCCCGCGAAATCGACGCCACCGCGGCGAAGGCGACCGCGGAGTTCGAAGACTTCCGGTTCAACCACGCGCTCCAGGCCGTGCGGGAACTGGTGTCGCTGCTGCGCCGGTACCAGGAGGCGACAGCCCCCGACGCCGACACCTTCGAGCGCGGGCTGGCGACGGCAGCGAAACTGCTCGCCCCGGTCGCCCCCCACGCCGCCGAGGAGATGTGGGCGGAACTGGACCGGGACGGCCTCATCGCCGAGGCCGAGTGGCCGGCCGCGCGGGCCCCCGACGGCTACGACATCGAGCGCCGCCTGGTCGAGAACACCCGCGAGGACGTCCGCGACATCGTCGACACCGTCGGCATCGAGGACCCCCAGACCATCACCCTCGCGGTCGCGCCCCAGTGGAAACACCGCGTGCTCGACCTGGCCCGCAACGCCGACGGCAACGTCGTCGGGACCGTCATGCAGGACGAGGACCTCCGCGAACAGGGCGAGGCGGCCGCGGACTTCGCCAAGGAGGTGGCCGGCCGCGCGCAGTCGCTCGACGAGCAACTGCCGCCCGAACGCGAGCGCGAGGCGCTCGAACGCGCCGCGTGGCTCATCGAGCGAGAGTTCGGGGCCGAGGTCGTCGTGCAGGGGCCCGACGAGGCGGACCCGGACCTCGTGAGCAAGGCCGGCCCCGGTCGCCCCGCAATCGACATCGCCAAGTGA
- a CDS encoding DUF7535 family protein: MADSPDDTDDSGRLPAALRSVTPGTRSRPNEGMDMIGWGMLAGLLVLLFPLLPFIVIVWGISKVTDALTPT; encoded by the coding sequence ATGGCAGATTCACCTGACGACACGGACGACAGCGGACGACTACCGGCGGCGCTCCGGTCGGTCACGCCGGGGACGCGGAGCCGTCCCAACGAGGGCATGGACATGATCGGCTGGGGCATGCTCGCCGGCCTGCTCGTCCTGCTTTTCCCGCTCCTGCCGTTTATCGTCATCGTCTGGGGCATCTCGAAGGTCACGGACGCCCTCACGCCGACCTAA